The nucleotide window TACTAGCCTCTCGATGGTCTCTCTTGTCCTGATCTCGTCCGCAAACACGTCATCCGGTATGTGGTACGGGTTGCTTTCGTTGCGCACAAACGTCCTCCATCGAGGCGGCGCACCCACCGTAGCCGGGACAAAGCCGTTCGGATCGCTCCCGAGAGGCGTCGCGAGCCAAAGGTTGACCTCGGCTGTCACCAACACCAGGATTGTCATGAACAGGGAATATACAGACAGCCCAATGATCCAGAGGCGGCCGCACTGGGCCCCAAACCCGTTCTTTGGCCTTACTTCGTGGCCGTCCCACGACGTGTCGGCCTCTTCACAGGGCAGCGACGTGGAAAGGCCCACGTAGGCAACGTTGTCACGCTGATTGCGCTTCGAGAACCACATGTTTCTGAAATTCTTATGCTTTGGTTAACACAGGCGCCCGAGAACATGAGGGTGAGCGTGAGGGCGAGAGAGCCATGTTCAATAACTCGCTGCTACAACAGGCATCTACCTTGGTAAGTTACGCCGCAGATGATGTTCGTTCCCGAACGACTCACAACTAACAACCCGCACATCCACATGATCCCTTCCAACCGTACTCACGGTACTCCTTACGCCATCTGTACACAGCCATGACCATGAGCAGAGCTGACCTTCCATCAGAGCTGCTAGTTACAAGGTCCTCTCTCCCGAGGGGTGAGTGGCCCGGCGTAGCCCCGACCAGCAAGAAGCTTTCCGGCCGGCTCCGCGCAATAGCTCAACAGACCCCCTCCACGGAACTTTAACTTACTTATTAGCTGGCGATACTttctgggcggcgaggatggctACCAACCCCAACCTGTCTTCCATGCCGTGAGCCAAGAGACCAGGACTAGGGGAGGGATGCGGAGAAGTCTAGTTGTGTAGGATTACAAGCtagggagaaagagaaagatagagagagagactgtCAACATAGCGGTAGCATAGGCCTCTTCGTCAGCTTAACTCGGTAGAgaaatcatcatcatcaacatcatgcgttggcgttggcaaCAAAATGACACCGACCACCACACCTTCTCGGCTCTGGCGGCAGATACAGCAGCATGCAGCAGCCGACCAAGGCGGCCCGTTATAAATACAGCATCGACGTGCATCTTACTGCTGATCCTCGTCGCGGCCTTTGCGGCGCTCTACAACACGCTGCGCAGTACGATCCTGAgggggggtttcttttcGAGGGGCAGTAGCTGTCCGCAGCTCGACATGTCCGGGTATCTGTGCGCGCCAAACGGCGCCAGGCCAGAGGTGGCATATGAGCGTGGGTGCGAGTGGGATCCCATCAGCTTCCACTGGTACCGGCGCGAGCGAGTCGAGGACCCGGACAACCAGGAGCTGATCCGCGGGTTCCTCGAGGCGGGGCCGTGGCACCGGTTctacgacgccgagggcaccgtcgaggtcgacccgGCGAACCGGGTCCTGACGACGCTGTGGCTGACGAAGCGCGAGCACGTCGTGCACTGCATGTACACGCTGCGTCAGACGCATCTCTGGCTGGCCAAGGGCTTCGATCCGCCCTTCAACTACAGCCACACCATCCACTGCACGTCTTACCTGGTCAACATCATTCTCGAGAGCCCGGTGCCCGACATGGACAAGCTGACCGTCCACGCTGTGCCCTACCCTTCAGACTGGCAGGTGGTGAGTACCCTGTGGCTCACAAAGGGTATGTCGAGTTAAACACGAATACAATTATAGGTTAAGCCTAAATATCCATGCGACGAGGAAGGCCTCAGCTGTGTGTCTTGGTGAAGAGGAACTGGAGGGGAGATGGCAGCGTCCTAAGGGAGGGAGTAGGGGGCTGCGGTGTATGTGAGTCTGGATGCACATGTCACGTACAGTTACAACCAGAACAGGAGTTCATGTGTTTGAGAACAAACTGCAACTCTACTTCATCGGCTGGGTGACCAGAAGCTACCTAGATTAAACATCGATAGAGCGTTCTAGAAGAGCGCGTATACAGTATTTCTCGAAAAAATGGGGTTTTCCGTGAATAGCCCTCTCAAGAAAGGAGTCCCTTAGACACTGTAATACCGTGTCTCTTGCCCATCTCTACCAGGCATAGACTACGGACGGCATCTATCAGAGTCCTAACCATGTCCTCTCCAAGCTTCCTTGGTCGCTCAGCACACGCTCAGCACAGGAGGGCAGCGACCAtggcagcggcgacggcgggagGAAACAGAAACGCCGTCGTGTTCCTAGCTCCCGTGTCCATGTGCTCGAGCGCGAAGCTGATGACGCCGCTCATCAAGACAGCCAGGCTCTGGCCGACTGTGATGGCCATCTCATGGAGAGAAAGGAAGGTTGCCGACGTACCCGGGGTCGACGGGTCGCCGTCCTTCTCTCCGTGGACCACGGCTGCCTCGTACGAGATGATGGTGAAGGGCACCCAGACACTCAAGGGCGAGATGGTCATGATGCTGGCGGCGCAGATGGACGCCGACGCGAACGAAGCACGGAACAAGACGGCGGCAAGCGTCGACACGCCCAGCGCCGCGAAGGCCAGGGCCCACACGCGCCGCAGCGCCACCATGTCCTCGTCCATGAACCGACGAAGGgggctcgccgacgtcgacgacgcgtcCCAGAAGCGGACAACCGTCATCTGCAGCAgaacggcgccgacctcggcgatgaggaggacgcggACGCCGGCCTGCGCGCTGACTTCCGGCGCAACGGCCTCTGAGCCTTCTCCACGAGTGGCGACATCTGGTTCCCTCTTGGATTAGCCCGAGAGCATGGCGAAGCGGAGCGCAGCAACTCAATATCTCGGAATCGGAGACAAGGTACGTGCTTGCTTTCTTGCCtgcggaagggggggggggttgtgaATGACCTACAGCTGTCTTGGAGGTATTTGCTCAAGTAGTGAGAGACGGGGAACCACGCGTACTGGGACAGGATCTGGATTTTGCATGTGCGGCGGATCCTGGGGGGAAGATGTCGCGCTGCATCCCAGGCCGCCCGCGGCACCGACAAGACGGCCGACAACGCCCCGAAGCGGTTGCTCTCTGCCCGGACAGCGGGCCGGCGATGCGCCCTACGCGGCTTGCGGACAGCCCACAAGGGAAAGATGCTAAGCGTGATGGAGACGGCGCATATGGCGGTGATGGCCCGGAAGGAAGGCTTCACGAGGCCAACTGCGAGCGTGGTGATGGCGCCCGAGGCGGACATGAGCCCGCTCGCCAGGTTGAAGACAGGCTGCTGCCGGGGTGGGATGTTGTCAATGGCCATGGCGCGGTGGCCGACGATGGAAGCGCGCGCGCTGATGCAGCCCAGGtagacggcgacggcgctcAGCCATCTGGCCGCGGccgggtcgccgccggcgagctcgcgGGACCACGCCAGGACGACCTGGcaggcggccatggcgacgCAGCCGGTCGTGAaaaggccgaggcggcggccggagCGGTCGCTCAGGACGCCCATGACGGGGGCCGCCGTCAAGCCTGAAAGCGGGCCGGCGAGCAGGACCAACGAGACCTGGGAGACGGTGAAGCCGAGCTCGGATGTGAGATACGGCTGGAACAGTTGCATTGCAGGTCAGCCTGCTGTCCTTTGGTCATCGGGTTTCAACTGATGGGAAGTCGTTTCGTTTTTCTCCCGCCTACTTACTATCAGATAGACGGTAAACATGGTGAAGAACGCTTGAACACTGCAGAAATTCTTAGCTATGAGCCATCCATCTCATCAAACCGGCGGGCTTTGCCGTGTGTTGTTACTGACGGCATCGAGGGCGCGGAGTAGGCCAGGATGCACCAGAGGCTGGTGCGAGGTCGCTCGTCAACCGGCTTGTTGGTCGATACATCGGCGGATGTGCTTGTGCTGGCCACGACGAGGGGAACGTCGGCGGGAAAGCCTATTGATTCGAAACTCTTCATTCGTGAAACGGACAAAGGACGACGGTGGCAGATGATGTGTCAgttcctctttctctctctctctctgtgtgtgtatTTGATGTTTTGTTTTGGGACCGTCTGTGTTAGTCTCGGTTGAGGGGACGTAATGTTGAACTTAGATCAGACCCAACAGCCTTCCATTACGTTGTCTTGATTCCGTATTAGTTGACAAACTACGTGACGCCAGTAAATCTTTCGTCCGAGACCACCCCCCTACGTCCGGCTTACTTTTGACCCATACCGCTTATGAGGAAAGCTTCGTCTCCGATTGAGTTTTGCCGAGGGAGACAGATAAAGGTCCAACGTACATATCCGTCTCCCTTCTGTCTGTAGCCCCGACACCACCTGACTACTGCCCCCATGAGTATGCCGGTTTGGAGACCAGGGTGGAAGGCCTTTATCGTTTGGTAGGGAAACAACATACTCACCACGCCCTCCAGTCTATATACGACAGCTTTTGAGCGAGGCAGGCCGTCCGTCTTGGGTATTAATACTTGGTGTTTTGGCAAAGCGCGCCGAGTACGGATTTCTATTCCCAATCCAGGAAGGCCCATCTCGAAGGTACACGGGTTTCTCTGACAAACGAAAGAAAATATGGCAAACTTCATACGAAAGTATCTACTGGTATGCCTGTTCATGTCCTGGCTTTTCGCCGCTATCTAATGACAATAAACAACTGCTAATGGTTCGGACGATGGAGTAGAaagaggcggcgggcggcgatgcGCCTGCGTACAGCCggcttgacgacgacgacgagaatgGAAACGGAAACGTCGTCAGCAAGGAGGAACTCGGCCGGCTTTCTTCTAACAGGTCGGTGGCGACGATGCTGAGCTTCTTTACCTTGGGATTCCTTGTGGCCATGACCATCAGCGCCACCATTGTCTTTTTCGTGCCCGCCGGCATGTACGCCGGTCTACATTGCGCAGAATCCTCGTAGCTTGCGGAACAACACAGAGATGAGTTGGGCAGAAGACTGCACATATTGAGGTTGAGAGGCAGTGAAACGGTATTCGTAGAGTGGACGGAGAAAACATAATTTGCAATTGAAATACATCAAGAGAGACGGAACATTGATGCATTGTAGTCAGGCCGATAGCCCCCGGCTCActttcactctcactctcactctcattctcattctcattctcattctTATTTTCACTCTCTCTGCCCGCTCTCACGACTATCCCCATGTGCCAAGGACTAATCATCAAGAATCAGATGGCCGGACCAGAAGCTTGCCCATGATCTTGCCGCTGCGGAAGAGATCCCCAaacgcctcggccgccttgtCCAGCCCGTGGACTACGTGCAGCGGCGCGATCCTCGGGAGGCCGCCGTCCCTCTCTATGCCCTCGTGCATCTGCTGCTGGAAGCTCGCCATGTATTTGCCGGCTAggtcggtgacgaggaaCCCGCTGATTGTCAGCCTTTTGTAGACGACGGGCTGCCAGAGCCACCGAGCATCCGGTGCCGCAGCGCCGCCGGGCTCGTCGATGGCATCGCACACGACGATCCGCCCGTGGATCTTCATgcaggccgccgcggcgcgcAACTGGGCACCGCCAACGCTTGCAAAGTGTATGTCGAGCCCGTCcggggcggcgcggcgcaaagacgcctcgcccgtctcgtgGCTGTCCTGGCGGCCGAAGACAAAGGCATCGTCGAATAGCCCAGTTCGCCGGAGCCAGTCGGCCTTGTCGGTCGAGCCGGCCGACCCCACGACGCGAAGCCCGTCTCGCTTGCTAAAGTAGGCCACCGTCAGGCCGAccgtgcccgccgccgagctgatAAAGATTgtctcgccggccttgggTCGGCCGCACTCGTAGAGGCCGGTGAAGCCCGTGAGTCCCGGCTGGATGTCCCAAGCATGATAGGTTAGCGTGCTATTCTTCTCGCCCGGGAGCCCCGCGAGGTGTGTAGAATGTAGTGAGCGTTAGGCGGCAACGGAAAAACGGACATGATGCAGAGGCGAGGGCACGGTAGCAAAAAAGCCAGAGCACCAGGGTTGATGAGAGGTTGATGAGGGGGGATGCAAGTTTGGCTTGGgagctggtgctggtgccaatgacggggagggggatttGGGTTTTCCACCATCACGAGTTTTCTAGGAAGGCATATCTACGGCGTCATACATACAACACCAAGAACGCCCAGCCAGTGACCCGCGTCGAGGCTGTACTCCTTCACAAGGCGCCCGATGGGCACCACCAGGCGCCGGTTAGCGGCCATGGACACCTCGAGGAAGGCATATCGCGCCAAGGGGACCCTGGCGAGCCACACAGTCTCGCCGAGGGGGAGGAcatgggcggcgtcggacCGTACGACGGTGCCTACGGCGCTCGTGCACAGTGGCTCGCCAACAGGCAGCGCGGGCTGGTAGgtccaggccgaggaggggtCCCTGAGCTGGGAGCGCAGAAAGGGGTCAAGAGAGGCCAGCTGGATGCGGACCAGCACGCCCTCCCCGTCGGGCAGGGGCAGCTCTTTCACCACCAGGTCTTTTCCCGGCTGGGGGAAGCGGCCGGAGGGCACCGAGCTGAAGACGAGGGCCGGGTTGGACATGTTGACGACGTCGTGGCAGTGCGGGTTTGGCATAGCATGTAACGAAGCTGCAGGGACGTGAGAGACGAGCTGAGGTGACGTAACGTGACGTGCCGGACGGACGCTGCTGTTGGGTTGCCTGTCTTCCGACTCGATGTCATGGACGCCATGTACATAATATCCGAGGACGGACGGCCAGGCGTCTGCTGTGTTGCCTTCTTCCTTGCCTTGAGCGGAGCAAGTTCAAGTTGGGACAGCTGCATCATCATGGATGGTCGTATGTAGATTAGACTCTGAGACTTTCGGCTCCGGTGTTTGTTTGAAAGGCCTTGTAAACCCTACTGCAAAGTCTCGTCTGCTATGGGGGCGATCTACCCCTCATGGACCATCTTAATTATTCATGGCATACCCATGAGGAGTATAGCAGAGAGGCGTTCGTAGAGACACGAACCTAAGCGGTGCGGATTTCATCTGTGTGAAGAAACTCACAATGGCTCCCTCGGCCAAGGTCTTGTATCACCCTCTCAATAATACCGCAACCCGCGACGACATCAACGGCTACGAAAACTGCattgacgacaacgacaaggaTGCCTGTGATGGATGCTGTTGTACTTGCGATTGCCATCATGGAAGACGGACCCTGGAAAGACGTCTCCTTGCCTGCACTATACTGTGCTGCGCCCTCGCTGCATGCACTctcgccgcctgcgccctcgccctcgacgtcaaGTCTTATCTGAGGCTCTCGCAGCCCGTCATCCCATTGGGTGCCGATCCGTGGGGTCTCGTTCCCCAGGGTATCTACAGATCATGACAAGTCCATTGCATTACCAGCATCTACAGAATGTATGCGGCTGACCCGAAGCAGAGGTGGGCCAGCCGGCTTCGTGGCGGTCGTTCTATAACGACTCCCGGGACCCTTACTGGATGGACGAGGACACGTTCGACAGCCCGGACGTCGTCAGGCGCGTCGTTAGGCGTCTCAAGTGGCTGCAGAACTGTAAGCATCCATGCCGTCCCTTCTCTTGTGCCTCTCGTCGATGAAAGTTGGCCGCCCATCAAGCTGATGATTGCCTCTCTCTTTTACGACGGACAGCAACGAATATCCTTGCCAATGGCCGGCAAACCAGATACCGAGATTGGGACGGCAGAGAAGACGTGTTACCGTCCTATCACGGATCCACGCCTACCGAAGTATTCGGCATACGATCCTTCCATCAGATCCACTGCATCGTATGTCTAACCTACTCATTGACCTGCTGGGTAACGTCGCATAACGAGGCTaaccccttccccctttctcccGGACTCAGATCGTCATGGTCGAGGACTACGGCCTTCGTCTGCACGGCGAGCCCTCGCAGTGGACGCCGGGACACGTCATGCACTGTATCAACACGATGCGGCAGCTCACGCAGTGCATGGCGGACGCCACCCCGATCTCCCTCGTCCAAGGCGCGGAGAAacacctcggcgacggccagcagATGTGGTGCCGCGACTTTGACGGCCTCCGCCGCTGGGCCAACGCCCCGGAGCGCGGCATCCGCTACGCCATCGTCTCCCCACCGGGCGCCAAGGACGTGTACGACGAGATTTGGCCTTATCCGGGGGACTCGGGACCACCGGCGGACTTGTGGTaagccctcgacgaggcctaTTTTTCTTACATAATTTGCCGTACAAGGTTCCTTTTTTAGTGCCGGCAAAGGCTGGGGGAGGATCGGTACAGAGAGATAGTGCAAGCCGGCCTCGTAAACCTACTGGTCATCAAGTGCGCACCGAAGAAGTCTGGGTGTCCGATTCATGTTTGTGGTCTTCCTGTTGGGGATGTCGTTCTTTTTGTGCGACGCAACTCGAAATATCAGAGCGGATAACGTCCCACTAGTCAGGTAGATGGCGTTTGGGATTATGAGCGGGATATGCCCCTATTAGGCCTGTGATTAGTCTCTTTCATACATTCTTCTCATCGAGGAGCAAGCGTTCGTTGCAAAAATAATAGGTATCGTTCATCTGCTTGGTGTTGGAGCCAAGGCTCACACTCAACCATGAACCGGAGCGCATGAACAAGAGTCCACAGTATCTCGTCCGTGACCCAAAGTTGATCTTCTGAACCAACGAGCAATCCATCACTTATCAGCACACAAACTCCCATGTCACGTCCTCCCAGCCCGTGCGCCGCGAGATGCTAATGTCGTCGACCGCCGACCCTCTTACCGGGCGTTTCGCCCCTCCGCCGAGAGGCGCGAACTCCGCCGCGGGAACCTTGACTCCGGTCACGTCGAAGCCGAGAGCCaaggcgccgacgaagccgagcGTCTCGGTCTGGGCAAAGTACCGGCCGGGGCACAggtggcggccgccgccgaagggGATCAGCGCCCCGCGCCTCTGCTTTTCCTGCAGGGgatcgacgtcgaggaagcgCTCCGGCCGGAAcaggacggcgtcgtcgccccaGACCTCGGGCATGAAGTGGGTGACGCTCGCCGACCACTGCATGTTGGTGCCCTTCTTCAGCAGGTACTgccggccgtccgcgtcctcgagcgTCGCGTCCTCCATCACCCGCCGGTTGCCGATCTGCGCGCTGTACAGCCTCAGGACCTCGCGGAAACAGGCGTGCAGAAAGGGGCAGCCGGCCTCTAGCGCCCTGGCGTCGATCGTCGcgactcggcctcggtcatCGGTATCCGCCACGATAGCCAGCGGCAGCACTTCCCGCCGGATGCGCTCGACGTGGGCCGGCTCGGAAAACACCTCGGCAAACGTCCAGAACAGGTTCGGCGCCGTGTTCAGGATCGCCGCGAACGGGATCAAGAACTCGATCAGGGGGAGGTCCTCGGACGGCATGCCCAGTTCGCGGAAAAAGCCGGCTCGTTCTTGGAGAATCTTGGCCACGTCCGGgttctcgtcctcgcgcGCTTTGTAGAAGGGCCGCAGAAGCTCGTTCATCCTCTTCCGAGCCGCAATCGCCTTGGGGGCGACTAGGCTCGGCGCAACCTTCAACATCAGAGCCCCAATGCCTTTCTCGAAGGTCCTGCGCCCCATGTCAGTCAGGCCAACTGGGCTGTCGATGGGCTTTCATCTCACCATAGatcctcgagcttctcgacgtcccACATGTTCTCCTTCCCGTACAGAGCCGTGGTTGTGGCCATGGACAAGACGCCCTTGATCCAAGCGTACCCATCGGATAGGCTAAGAGCACTTGTGGCATCGATTTCGTTCAACTTCCCGGCTAGGTGCTGCAAAGCGGCAAAATTCATCTTCTGCAGCGGGTCCAGTCTGAGATTCGAGgccatcgtcttctccaCGTGGCCGAGGACTCCCGGTTGCAGGAACTTGTCCTTGTGGTGCGGCGGAAGATCCAgaaccgccgccgaggcctcgATCTGGAAGGGCTCAAAGGAGATGTCGCCGTGacgcatcgccgccgcgatCAGAGACGGCGAGTTGGCCACGTACATCTTTCCGTGCAGCATGGGCAACGTGCAAATCGGCATTGGGGTTTCCTTGCTGCGATTCCAATGTTAGAGAGAGGGGCTTGCGCTTGCGCTTGTTTGGGTAAATGAATCCGCGACAACATACTACAGTCGGGCGTAGAAGTTGCCCGACTCTCTCACCAGGGAGACAATGTGTCCAAAAAAGGGCATCTTTGGTCGCAAAACAGGAGGCTCACGAGGGTCGAAATCGGGAAACAGGAGCTTCTTGAGCACGAGGGCCAGCGGAATCATCACCAATGCCGCCGTCACCAGTGtgagcgtcgtcgtcgtcgtcgaatcGCCCCCGCTGGCTGCAGCCTCCATGACTTGACCATTGTTGGCTGCCATGGTGCTCTGTCGTTCCCCCGGCGCCCGAATGATTGTTGATTTTTCCTGTTGAACGACTGAAAGCCTGATGGAAAGTTGCGCCAAGCAAGCCCAACCGCGCAAACAAGGCTTTGTTTGTAGGAAATGAGGACACTCACTAGGTCACCAACGGGCGACCGCTTGTGGCGTACGGATATATATAACAGATTTACTCCAAGGGTTGATACCGTTATCATTATTTCCTAATGCAATAAAAATCGTGTTGGCTCATAGTCAGCACTAAGGACGCCTTCTACGTCAAGAAGGCCCTCGCAACGGAGAAGGATTGGTCCC belongs to Colletotrichum higginsianum IMI 349063 chromosome 5, whole genome shotgun sequence and includes:
- a CDS encoding Sucrose transport protein → MKSFESIGFPADVPLVVASTSTSADVSTNKPVDERPRTSLWCILAYSAPSMPVQAFFTMFTVYLIPYLTSELGFTVSQVSLVLLAGPLSGLTAAPVMGVLSDRSGRRLGLFTTGCVAMAACQVVLAWSRELAGGDPAAARWLSAVAVYLGCISARASIVGHRAMAIDNIPPRQQPVFNLASGLMSASGAITTLAVGLVKPSFRAITAICAVSITLSIFPLWAVRKPRRAHRRPAVRAESNRFGALSAVLSVPRAAWDAARHLPPRIRRTCKIQILSQYAWFPVSHYLSKYLQDSYVATRGEGSEAVAPEVSAQAGVRVLLIAEVGAVLLQMTVVRFWDASSTSASPLRRFMDEDMVALRRVWALAFAALGVSTLAAVLFRASFASASICAASIMTISPLSVWVPFTIISYEAAVVHGEKDGDPSTPGTSATFLSLHEMAITVGQSLAVLMSGVISFALEHMDTGARNTTAFLFPPAVAAAMVAALLC
- a CDS encoding Zinc-binding dehydrogenase, whose translation is MSNPALVFSSVPSGRFPQPGKDLVVKELPLPDGEGVLVRIQLASLDPFLRSQLRDPSSAWTYQPALPVGEPLCTSAVGTVVRSDAAHVLPLGETVWLARVPLARYAFLEVSMAANRRLVVPIGRLVKEYSLDAGHWLGVLGVPGLTGFTGLYECGRPKAGETIFISSAAGTVGLTVAYFSKRDGLRVVGSAGSTDKADWLRRTGLFDDAFVFGRQDSHETGEASLRRAAPDGLDIHFASVGGAQLRAAAACMKIHGRIVVCDAIDEPGGAAAPDARWLWQPVVYKRLTISGFLVTDLAGKYMASFQQQMHEGIERDGGLPRIAPLHVVHGLDKAAEAFGDLFRSGKIMGKLLVRPSDS
- a CDS encoding Thioesterase, yielding MAPSAKVLYHPLNNTATRDDINGYENCIDDNDKDACDGCCCTCDCHHGRRTLERRLLACTILCCALAACTLAACALALDVKSYLRLSQPVIPLGADPWGLVPQEVGQPASWRSFYNDSRDPYWMDEDTFDSPDVVRRVVRRLKWLQNSTNILANGRQTRYRDWDGREDVLPSYHGSTPTEVFGIRSFHQIHCIIVMVEDYGLRLHGEPSQWTPGHVMHCINTMRQLTQCMADATPISLVQGAEKHLGDGQQMWCRDFDGLRRWANAPERGIRYAIVSPPGAKDVYDEIWPYPGDSGPPADLW
- a CDS encoding Prostacyclin synthase codes for the protein MPICTLPMLHGKMYVANSPSLIAAAMRHGDISFEPFQIEASAAVLDLPPHHKDKFLQPGVLGHVEKTMASNLRLDPLQKMNFAALQHLAGKLNEIDATSALSLSDGYAWIKGVLSMATTTALYGKENMWDVEKLEDLWTFEKGIGALMLKVAPSLVAPKAIAARKRMNELLRPFYKAREDENPDVAKILQERAGFFRELGMPSEDLPLIEFLIPFAAILNTAPNLFWTFAEVFSEPAHVERIRREVLPLAIVADTDDRGRVATIDARALEAGCPFLHACFREVLRLYSAQIGNRRVMEDATLEDADGRQYLLKKGTNMQWSASVTHFMPEVWGDDAVLFRPERFLDVDPLQEKQRRGALIPFGGGRHLCPGRYFAQTETLGFVGALALGFDVTGVKVPAAEFAPLGGGAKRPVRGSAVDDISISRRTGWEDVTWEFVC
- a CDS encoding Prostacyclin synthase, translating into MAANNGQVMEAAASGGDSTTTTTLTLVTAALVMIPLALVLKKLLFPDFDPREPPVLRPKMPFFGHIVSLVRESGNFYARL